One Azospirillum sp. TSA2s genomic region harbors:
- a CDS encoding DUF6551 family protein: MSGTLFPVTSITMKGANPAPNLGPKPEFLWMPKSWLYVDAVYQRAMTSGKSRRLVRRITEEFWWPKFTPLTVTPLDWEAGKFAVVDGQHRAAAALAHPDVTEVPVWVVDAPDVRAQASVFVGVNADRNGMTTMQLFKAQLAAGDPAAVQVQEVCSRSGVTVAFHLSNGSRELPPRTTMAVSTIRKLIAKHGEKPVRLALTMLATAYADAPNQLRGQIIQAMTSLVVEHGDKIDPERLVSALAEKDCEDLLDAARQVKRLEGGTTDAGMVRALMAAYDQGLTPAKRLRRAA; this comes from the coding sequence ATGAGCGGCACCCTGTTCCCCGTCACCAGCATCACCATGAAGGGGGCAAACCCGGCCCCCAACCTGGGGCCAAAGCCCGAATTTCTGTGGATGCCGAAAAGCTGGCTCTACGTCGACGCGGTCTATCAGCGTGCGATGACGAGCGGTAAGTCGCGCCGTCTGGTCCGGAGGATCACAGAAGAATTCTGGTGGCCGAAGTTTACGCCGCTCACCGTAACCCCGCTTGATTGGGAAGCCGGCAAGTTCGCTGTGGTCGATGGCCAACACCGCGCCGCTGCAGCGCTTGCCCATCCCGACGTGACGGAAGTTCCCGTGTGGGTGGTCGACGCTCCCGACGTCCGGGCGCAGGCGTCCGTGTTCGTCGGGGTCAACGCTGACCGCAACGGCATGACCACGATGCAGCTCTTCAAGGCTCAGCTTGCGGCCGGTGATCCGGCTGCGGTCCAGGTCCAAGAGGTCTGCAGCCGCTCGGGCGTGACGGTTGCCTTCCACCTGTCCAACGGCAGCCGGGAGCTTCCGCCGCGGACCACGATGGCCGTCTCCACGATCCGGAAGCTGATCGCCAAGCATGGAGAGAAGCCCGTTCGGCTGGCCCTGACGATGCTTGCCACTGCCTACGCCGATGCGCCGAACCAACTCCGCGGGCAGATCATCCAAGCGATGACAAGCCTTGTCGTGGAGCATGGGGACAAGATCGATCCGGAACGTCTCGTCTCCGCCCTGGCTGAGAAGGACTGCGAAGATTTGTTGGACGCGGCCCGGCAGGTCAAGCGCCTGGAGGGTGGCACCACCGACGCCGGCATGGTCCGCGCGCTGATGGCTGCCTATGACCAAGGGCTCACCCCGGCAAAGCGGTTGAGACGCGCTGCGTGA
- a CDS encoding toprim domain-containing protein: MSNFANVPPLRERAHGRWRSILAQLGIQASYLTGKHGPCPICQGGKDRFRFTDHQGEGAWICNQCGRGKGADLVMRVFGVDFHEAACRVESVIGNATVQPPEEPDVEAQRARMNDLWRHAGPVMRGDRVDRYLRSRGIVLDAFPAALRTSTAGACRGMVAKVTAPDGRPVNVHRTFLTDDGRKADMETPRKLMPGPFPLGSTVRLFPAGETLGIAEGIETALSAHLMFGLPVWAALTAGSLEAFRPPEGVRCLWVFGDHDANFVGQAAANHLAKMVHSKHGVTAKVLIPAAEGNDWNDELTRQDRAA, from the coding sequence ATGAGCAACTTCGCGAACGTTCCGCCGCTGCGTGAGCGGGCACATGGCCGGTGGCGCTCCATCCTCGCTCAGCTCGGCATTCAGGCATCCTACCTGACCGGCAAGCACGGTCCCTGCCCCATCTGCCAAGGAGGAAAAGACCGGTTCCGCTTCACCGATCACCAGGGCGAAGGGGCTTGGATATGCAACCAGTGTGGACGCGGCAAGGGAGCTGATCTGGTCATGCGGGTGTTCGGCGTCGACTTCCACGAGGCCGCCTGCCGCGTGGAGTCTGTCATCGGCAACGCGACGGTTCAGCCACCAGAGGAACCCGACGTTGAAGCCCAGCGCGCCCGCATGAACGACCTGTGGCGGCACGCCGGCCCGGTGATGCGTGGGGATCGGGTTGACCGGTATCTCCGGAGCCGTGGGATCGTCTTGGATGCGTTCCCGGCGGCCCTCCGCACCTCCACCGCCGGAGCATGCCGGGGCATGGTCGCCAAGGTCACGGCGCCCGACGGCAGGCCGGTCAACGTACATCGGACATTCCTCACCGATGATGGGCGCAAAGCCGACATGGAGACGCCGCGCAAGCTGATGCCGGGGCCGTTCCCGCTCGGATCGACCGTCCGCCTGTTCCCGGCCGGTGAGACGTTGGGCATCGCCGAAGGCATCGAGACGGCGCTCTCGGCTCACCTGATGTTCGGCCTTCCGGTATGGGCTGCGCTCACTGCCGGCAGCTTGGAGGCGTTCCGTCCGCCGGAGGGGGTGCGGTGCCTGTGGGTGTTCGGGGACCACGATGCGAACTTCGTCGGGCAGGCCGCCGCGAACCATCTCGCCAAGATGGTCCACAGCAAGCACGGGGTGACTGCAAAGGTTCTGATCCCGGCGGCCGAAGGGAACGACTGGAACGACGAACTCACGCGGCAGGATCGGGCGGCCTAG
- a CDS encoding terminase small subunit, which yields MARLKNEMWEKFANAMARGVNQTNSALEAGYSEVSAHVRGCELAKKPDIRARIEELQKKAEKAAVAALAVDRQWVLRELVANAEAARSAKNQNAVNRALELVGKELGMFVDRKMDVKSPLEALNAQQLQQLMDFAASLTGQSAASIGAPEAMQNAQVHQPAVDLVNSETANAQPV from the coding sequence ATGGCGCGGCTGAAAAACGAGATGTGGGAGAAGTTCGCTAATGCGATGGCCCGCGGCGTAAACCAAACGAACAGCGCGCTAGAGGCAGGGTACAGCGAGGTCTCAGCCCATGTGAGAGGGTGCGAACTCGCCAAGAAGCCGGACATCAGGGCTCGCATTGAGGAGCTTCAGAAGAAGGCAGAGAAGGCAGCCGTTGCCGCTCTAGCCGTTGACCGTCAATGGGTTCTCCGGGAACTGGTGGCGAACGCAGAGGCGGCTAGGTCGGCGAAGAACCAGAACGCGGTGAACAGGGCGTTGGAGCTTGTGGGCAAGGAACTCGGAATGTTCGTTGATCGCAAGATGGACGTGAAGTCACCTCTCGAAGCGCTGAACGCACAGCAACTTCAACAGCTTATGGACTTCGCAGCCTCTCTGACCGGCCAGTCTGCGGCGTCCATCGGGGCTCCGGAAGCCATGCAAAACGCGCAAGTCCATCAGCCTGCGGTTGATCTGGTCAACTCCGAGACGGCGAACGCACAACCCGTTTAG
- a CDS encoding DEAD/DEAH box helicase, translated as MRHLFPHQEKALRLLLERAREGSRRPVVQLPTGAGKTRLAAEIIKRARAKGKRVMFVVPRLSLIDQTVESFATDGIHDVGVIQADHPLTNPDMPVQVASVKTLDRRRDWPPVDLIIVDECHEMFRAFLKRIVSDDLKDVMVIGLSASPWAKGMAKHYDDLIICATTAEMIEAGRLSRFRVFAPDHPDLSGVGTHAGDYNEKQLAKAMDKPKLVADIVTTWMRMGEGRPTLAFCVDRAHAKHVQAQFEAAQIPCGYVDAYTSADERKIVRDKVHSGEYKVVANVSCLTTGVDWDIRCIIDARPTKSEMLFVQMYGRGLRTAERKDDCLILDHADNYKRHGFVTDIHHERLDDGTRTAAPKRTKPLPKECPKCSHLRPAKMKECPACGYVPEGVHSGVDSEDGSLCEVTRGTGKKKTGPAHHTQIGSSWIHNSEFYAMLKTWAYKRKYKPKWADRCYYEVHKKWPNQYVNVQPKELTRDMYNWCLADQIRRAKAFSKSRHQQGNGARNDRR; from the coding sequence ATGAGGCATCTGTTCCCCCATCAGGAAAAGGCCCTCCGCCTCCTTCTGGAAAGGGCAAGGGAGGGCTCTAGACGGCCGGTGGTGCAGCTACCAACAGGGGCAGGCAAGACACGCCTCGCTGCCGAAATCATCAAGCGAGCAAGGGCCAAGGGCAAGCGCGTCATGTTCGTGGTCCCGCGCCTCTCCCTCATCGACCAGACGGTGGAGAGCTTCGCGACGGACGGCATTCACGACGTCGGGGTGATCCAGGCTGATCACCCTCTCACCAACCCCGACATGCCCGTTCAGGTCGCCAGCGTGAAGACCCTGGACCGCCGGAGGGATTGGCCGCCGGTTGACCTGATCATCGTTGACGAGTGCCATGAGATGTTCCGCGCGTTCCTCAAGCGGATCGTCAGCGACGACCTGAAAGACGTCATGGTGATCGGCCTGTCCGCGTCGCCGTGGGCCAAGGGCATGGCGAAGCACTATGACGACCTGATCATCTGCGCCACGACAGCGGAAATGATCGAGGCAGGACGGCTCAGCCGCTTCCGTGTGTTCGCGCCAGATCACCCCGACCTTTCCGGGGTCGGAACACATGCAGGCGATTACAACGAAAAGCAGCTAGCCAAGGCGATGGACAAGCCGAAGTTGGTTGCCGACATCGTCACGACTTGGATGCGCATGGGAGAAGGCCGCCCGACGCTGGCGTTCTGCGTCGACCGGGCGCACGCCAAGCACGTTCAGGCTCAATTCGAGGCCGCGCAAATCCCTTGTGGCTACGTCGACGCCTACACGTCGGCGGACGAGCGGAAGATTGTCAGGGACAAGGTGCATTCGGGTGAATACAAGGTTGTCGCCAATGTAAGCTGCCTGACGACAGGTGTTGATTGGGACATTCGCTGTATCATCGACGCACGCCCAACAAAAAGCGAAATGCTATTCGTGCAGATGTACGGGCGCGGACTTAGAACGGCAGAGAGGAAGGACGATTGCCTCATCCTTGATCATGCAGACAACTACAAGAGGCATGGGTTCGTCACGGACATTCACCATGAACGGTTGGACGACGGCACGCGGACTGCGGCGCCCAAGCGCACCAAGCCGCTACCGAAGGAATGCCCAAAGTGCTCCCACCTGCGCCCGGCAAAAATGAAGGAGTGCCCAGCCTGCGGGTATGTTCCGGAAGGCGTTCACTCAGGCGTCGACAGTGAGGACGGCAGTCTGTGTGAAGTGACGCGGGGAACGGGGAAGAAGAAGACCGGCCCCGCTCATCACACGCAGATCGGCAGTAGCTGGATACACAACTCCGAATTCTACGCGATGCTCAAGACTTGGGCTTATAAAAGAAAATATAAGCCAAAATGGGCAGATAGATGCTATTATGAGGTCCACAAGAAATGGCCGAACCAGTATGTGAATGTGCAGCCTAAGGAACTGACCCGAGACATGTACAATTGGTGCTTGGCAGATCAGATCAGGCGCGCAAAGGCATTCTCTAAGAGCCGTCATCAACAGGGTAATGGTGCCCGGAATGACAGACGATGA
- a CDS encoding terminase large subunit domain-containing protein has translation MPRPANFAPKVSLPAELQGAITPDVADALKKEAGRLLSERALDLYRPYMKQLAFHAAGKSFRERLLMAGNQLGKTWSAGAECAMHLTGEYPEWWPGRRFDKPIAMWAGGVTGEAVRDTTQRVLMGRVGQFGTGMIPKRAIVETSSARGIADALDTVTVKHKSGRESTLGFKSYEKGREKWQGETLDLVWFDEEPPPDIYTEGLARTNATGGFSMLTFTPLLGMSDVVRKFYPRPDTPDRHITNMTIHDAEHYTEEERQRIILSYPEHERDARSKGIPMLGSGRVFPLPETAITIEPFEVPAHWPQIGGLDFGWDHPTAAVKLAWDRDTDVVYLIATHRQSMATPATIAQTLRPWGDWLPWAWPHDGLQHDKGSGQTLAEQYRNERLQMLEERAMFEDGGSGVEAGILEMLQRMQAGRLKVFAHLGDWFEEFRVYHRKDGKIVKVADDLMSATRYALMCLRFASTPRQWNKPLRRNLAGVV, from the coding sequence ATGCCTCGTCCTGCCAACTTCGCCCCGAAGGTTTCTCTCCCCGCTGAGCTACAGGGCGCCATCACTCCGGACGTAGCCGACGCGCTGAAGAAGGAAGCCGGCCGGCTGCTGTCTGAACGCGCCTTGGACCTGTACCGCCCGTACATGAAACAGCTTGCCTTCCACGCCGCGGGCAAGTCCTTCCGCGAACGTCTGCTGATGGCCGGCAATCAGCTAGGCAAGACGTGGAGCGCGGGTGCCGAGTGCGCCATGCACCTGACCGGCGAATATCCCGAGTGGTGGCCCGGCAGACGCTTTGACAAGCCCATTGCGATGTGGGCGGGTGGTGTGACCGGTGAGGCGGTCCGCGACACCACGCAGCGTGTGCTGATGGGCCGTGTTGGGCAGTTCGGGACGGGCATGATCCCCAAGCGTGCCATTGTCGAGACGAGTTCAGCTCGCGGCATTGCCGACGCCCTCGATACGGTGACGGTCAAGCACAAGAGCGGCCGAGAGTCGACTCTCGGCTTCAAGTCCTACGAGAAAGGCCGTGAGAAGTGGCAGGGTGAAACCCTGGACCTTGTATGGTTTGACGAAGAGCCACCGCCCGATATCTACACCGAAGGTCTAGCGCGGACGAACGCGACCGGCGGTTTCTCCATGCTGACGTTTACCCCGCTTCTCGGCATGTCGGATGTCGTTCGGAAATTCTATCCGAGACCGGATACCCCGGATCGCCACATCACGAACATGACGATCCACGATGCCGAGCACTACACGGAGGAAGAGCGGCAACGGATCATCCTGAGCTATCCCGAGCATGAGCGCGATGCCCGATCCAAGGGTATCCCGATGTTGGGCAGCGGCCGGGTGTTCCCCCTCCCCGAAACGGCCATCACCATTGAGCCATTCGAAGTCCCCGCACACTGGCCGCAGATTGGCGGCCTGGATTTCGGATGGGACCACCCCACGGCTGCCGTCAAACTCGCCTGGGATCGGGATACGGACGTTGTCTATCTGATCGCCACGCACCGGCAGAGCATGGCGACGCCTGCAACCATCGCTCAGACGCTCCGTCCCTGGGGTGACTGGCTCCCGTGGGCTTGGCCGCATGACGGCCTTCAGCATGACAAGGGGTCGGGGCAGACGCTGGCGGAGCAGTACCGGAACGAACGTCTCCAGATGCTGGAGGAACGCGCCATGTTCGAAGATGGCGGCTCCGGTGTAGAGGCTGGCATCCTCGAAATGCTCCAGCGCATGCAGGCGGGGCGCCTCAAGGTGTTTGCCCATCTTGGCGATTGGTTCGAAGAGTTCCGCGTGTACCATCGCAAGGATGGCAAAATCGTGAAGGTAGCCGATGACTTGATGTCCGCGACGAGATACGCGCTCATGTGTCTCCGGTTCGCTTCAACACCGCGACAGTGGAATAAGCCCCTGAGGCGCAACTTGGCTGGCGTGGTGTAG